The Oxobacter pfennigii nucleotide sequence TATTGATAGATTGTACGAACAATACGGCAAAATTGAGCCGAACAGAAAACCTAATGCTCTCTTTTACTAAACCAATGTTTACGCTTTATCCATGGAAGACACTGGTAAAACAGAGTGCAGATGCATGCGGTCTAAGACAGGAAGTAAAAGAATACGTTGCAGAATGTTTTTTTAAGGTTGGAAAGGAAGCTTTGATTGATATACTAATTGAGGTTACAAAATGCTTACACGAGGATGCTGCATATAAAATTAAAGCTCCATTTCTGCTGCTGTGCGGTGATAAAGACGCATCAGGAAATATACGTAAGATAGCAAAACCATGGGCAGATTCAGAGCCAAACTGTACATTTTATATGATATCAAATGCAGGCCATAATTCGAATCAAGACAATCCGGATGAAGTAAATGCACATATAGATAACTATCTAAAACAAATTTACTAATTAAGTATTTACCTAAGCTACGCCGTGCGCCTCTCAGCCTAATTGAGCAAAAATTGAGGCAAAAAAACTGCGATTTTTGACCCTGTTTTTTGGGGCGTTTCATAGATGATATTCGGTATTTCAGAAGGAGGTGTCTTTAAAATGAATATGGATTTGGTAATTTACCCTGCTATTGGAGGGATAATTATAACCTTTTTATTAAGTAATGTAAAAAAAGCAGGTCAAATATTGGAGAAAATTTTCATTTTAATCCTATTTGTAGGTGCTGTAACAGGGATTATTCTCTTTAATACTTCTACAGGTTGGGACCGATTAGGTTATGGCTTGTTAAGCTATATATCTACATCTGGTTTTATAGCCTCTCTTTTAACTGCTTTGACAATTAAATTTATAAAGAAAAATAAAATGAATAAATAAATTTATTAAAACCCCGTTGAATTTTTACACCAGCGGGGTTTCTTTATGCTCGGTAATATGTGGTGTATAATTTATCTAATGAATAACCGCAGAAAAATACACACCAGTAGAAAAACACATAATTGTGCCACCAGAATTGAATATACGCTTAAAGTACTTAAAAATGCTGAAGATATAATGACCGGTGAAAATGATAGGAGAGGAAAGCTCCTATGAAAGAGTAAAGCCCTTTTGAATAAATAATTGAGATTATAGATCGTTGCGAAGGCGGTATTAATAAAGTCTGAAAATGAATAGAAACCAGATATAAACAGAAAATAATTCTGTTTATATCTGGTTTCTTTATTTGGATAGTTTTAGGCTAATTTTATTTCAAAGGAAGGGATTTTATGATTGAATTCAGAAATGTTACCAAATCTTTTAAAAACAAACCAGTAATACGGAATATAAGCTTTAAAATAAATAAAAGTGAACTGATAGTCTTAATAGGACCAAGCGGCTGCGGCAAGACCACAACATTAAAGATGATCAATAAACTGATTTCATATACTTCAGGGAATATATACCTGGACGGTAAAGATATATCAAAAAGAGATACCATTGAGCTTAGAAGAAATATGGGATATGTAATACAGCAAACAGGACTGTTCCCTCATATGACTGTAGCTGAGAATATAGGCCTTATTCCGAAGCTGAAAAAATGGCCGGAAGATAAAATATCAAAGAGAATATTTGAACTGTTGAATCTAGTTGGTATGGAACCGGAACAGTATATGGACAGGTATCCATTTGAGCTTAGCGGCGGCCAGCAGCAGAGAATAGGTGTGGCTAGAGCATTTGCCACAAATCCGGAAATAATCTTGATGGATGAACCTTTCAGCGCATTAGACCCAATTACCAGAAACCAGCTTCAGGATGAGCTTTTCAACCTTCAGCAGGAATTAAAAAAGACAATAGTTTTTGTAACTCATGACATGGATGAGGCGCTTAAACTGGCAGATAAAATTTGCATAATGAAGGAGGGCCAGATTATACAATTTGATACTCCTGAAAATATTTTAAAGAATCCTGCAAACGCATTTGTTGAGGATTTTATAGGCAAAAACAGAATATGGCAGCAGCCTGATTTAATAAAAGCAAGGGATATTATGATTTCTGAACCGGTTAAATCTACCGGAAGCAGGACGGTGGTTCAAGCGCTGGAAATTATGAGGTCAAATAAGGTTGATAGTCTGCTGATTGTTGACAAGGAAAACAAGCTTGAAGGAATTGTCACTTTGAAGGATATAAGGACGAATGACATTACACCGCTGAAACTGGAAAATATTATGAAAAGAAAAGTTGAGGCTGTCGGTCAAAATGAATCGTTAATCAGTATTTTGAAGAAGATGAATGAAACCGGTATTGGTTATGTACCTGTTGTAAATGACGATTCCAGATTAGTTGGATTAATAACCAGAAGCAGTTTGTTAAATGTATTGAGCACT carries:
- a CDS encoding betaine/proline/choline family ABC transporter ATP-binding protein (Members of the family are the ATP-binding subunit of ABC transporters for substrates such as betaine, L-proline or other amino acids, choline, carnitine, etc. The substrate specificity is best determined from the substrate-binding subunit, rather than this subunit, as it interacts with the permease subunit and not with substrate directly.) — protein: MIEFRNVTKSFKNKPVIRNISFKINKSELIVLIGPSGCGKTTTLKMINKLISYTSGNIYLDGKDISKRDTIELRRNMGYVIQQTGLFPHMTVAENIGLIPKLKKWPEDKISKRIFELLNLVGMEPEQYMDRYPFELSGGQQQRIGVARAFATNPEIILMDEPFSALDPITRNQLQDELFNLQQELKKTIVFVTHDMDEALKLADKICIMKEGQIIQFDTPENILKNPANAFVEDFIGKNRIWQQPDLIKARDIMISEPVKSTGSRTVVQALEIMRSNKVDSLLIVDKENKLEGIVTLKDIRTNDITPLKLENIMKRKVEAVGQNESLISILKKMNETGIGYVPVVNDDSRLVGLITRSSLLNVLSTQYISQEEKS
- a CDS encoding alpha/beta fold hydrolase, which gives rise to MFEIKTLEYLGCSIFYLIEIKENADKWVVFLHGAGVDHRMFDEQVKIVPKEYNILMWDARSHGKSLPNTGMFSMKQLMDDLLKIMQTEKIPKAVFIGQSMGGNLAQGIAYYYPEKVLGLVLIDCTNNTAKLSRTENLMLSFTKPMFTLYPWKTLVKQSADACGLRQEVKEYVAECFFKVGKEALIDILIEVTKCLHEDAAYKIKAPFLLLCGDKDASGNIRKIAKPWADSEPNCTFYMISNAGHNSNQDNPDEVNAHIDNYLKQIY